Proteins encoded within one genomic window of Prauserella marina:
- a CDS encoding F0F1 ATP synthase subunit gamma → MAAQLRELRQKIRSTKSIGKITKAMELIATSRISKAQARVTAARPYASEITNVLSALAGAAANLDHPLLAERENPSRVAVLVVTSDKGLCGGYNANVLRATEELLSLLREQGKDPQLYVIGGKGVDYYRFRERAVADKWTGFSQQPRYENAADVGDTLVQRFLAGADDQGSSPGEDGVLGVDELHIVYTEFRSMLTQTPVAKRMAPLEVEYTDEAPAEGLLPTYDFEPNAEKLLGALLPKYINTRIFAALLESAASELAAQRNAMKAASDNASELVDTYTRLANQARQAQITQEISEIVGGADALAAAGSDV, encoded by the coding sequence ATGGCTGCACAGCTTCGCGAACTGCGACAGAAGATCCGGTCGACCAAGTCGATCGGCAAGATCACGAAGGCGATGGAGCTCATCGCCACGTCGCGCATCAGCAAGGCGCAGGCGAGGGTCACGGCTGCGCGGCCCTACGCGTCGGAGATCACCAACGTGCTCTCCGCGCTCGCCGGTGCGGCAGCCAACCTCGACCACCCGCTGCTTGCCGAGCGCGAGAACCCCAGCAGGGTCGCGGTGCTGGTCGTCACCAGTGACAAGGGCCTGTGCGGCGGCTACAACGCCAACGTGCTGAGGGCGACCGAAGAGCTGCTTTCGCTGTTGCGCGAGCAGGGCAAGGACCCGCAGCTCTACGTCATCGGTGGCAAGGGCGTCGACTACTACCGGTTCCGCGAGCGCGCGGTGGCCGACAAGTGGACCGGCTTCTCCCAGCAGCCCCGCTACGAGAACGCGGCCGATGTCGGCGACACGCTGGTTCAGCGGTTCCTGGCCGGTGCGGACGACCAGGGCTCCTCGCCAGGCGAGGACGGCGTCCTCGGCGTCGACGAGTTGCACATCGTCTACACCGAGTTCCGGTCGATGCTCACGCAGACGCCGGTCGCCAAGCGGATGGCTCCGCTGGAAGTCGAGTACACCGACGAGGCGCCTGCCGAGGGCCTGCTTCCCACCTACGACTTCGAGCCCAACGCGGAGAAGCTGCTCGGCGCGCTGCTGCCGAAGTACATCAACACCCGTATCTTCGCGGCGTTGCTCGAATCGGCGGCTTCCGAGCTCGCCGCCCAGCGCAACGCCATGAAGGCGGCGTCGGACAATGCGAGTGAACTGGTTGACACCTACACCCGGCTGGCAAACCAGGCCCGCCAGGCCCAGATCACCCAGGAGATCAGTGAAATCGTCGGTGGGGCTGACGCGCTCGCCGCTGCAGGAAGTGATGTGTAA
- the atpA gene encoding F0F1 ATP synthase subunit alpha: MAELTISSDEIRSAIENYVSSYSPDVSREEVGVVVDTGDGVAHVEGLPSTMANELLEFPGGILGVAQNLDAREMGVVILGDYETIEEGQEVKRTGQILSVPVGENFLGRTIDPLGKPIDGLGDIEADERRALELQAASVVQRQPVSEPLQTGITAIDAMTPIGRGQRQLIIGDRKTGKTAVCVDTIINQKANWESGDPSKQVRCIYVAVGQKGSTIASVRKSLEDAGAMEYTTIVAAPASDSAGFKWLAPYAGSALGQHWMYQGKHVLIVFDDLTKQAEAYRAISLLLRRPPGREAFPGDVFYLHSRLLERCAKLNDELGAGSMTGLPIIETKANDISAYIPTNVISITDGQCFFQSDLFNSGQRPAVDVTTSVSRVGGDAQIKAMKTVSGSLRIDLSQYEELKAFAAFASDLDAASKAQLDRGARLYELLKQAQYSPVAVEQQVVTVYLGTNGHFDEVPVEDTARFNDELLQNVRHKHDDILAEIRDKGKWSEDLAERVVAAVKEFKKGFTTSEGRTLNEAEADAMDAEKVGQESVKVHRPAAKK, encoded by the coding sequence ATGGCGGAGCTGACGATCTCCTCGGATGAGATCCGCAGTGCGATCGAGAACTACGTCTCGAGTTACTCCCCGGATGTGAGCCGGGAAGAGGTCGGCGTCGTCGTCGACACCGGTGACGGTGTCGCCCACGTCGAGGGCTTGCCGTCGACCATGGCCAACGAACTGCTGGAATTCCCCGGCGGCATCCTCGGCGTCGCGCAGAACCTCGACGCACGCGAGATGGGTGTCGTCATCCTCGGTGACTACGAGACGATCGAGGAGGGGCAGGAGGTCAAGCGGACCGGCCAGATCCTCTCGGTCCCCGTCGGCGAAAACTTCCTCGGCCGCACCATCGACCCGCTCGGCAAGCCGATCGACGGTCTCGGCGACATCGAGGCCGACGAGCGTCGCGCTCTCGAATTGCAGGCCGCTTCGGTCGTGCAGCGTCAGCCGGTGTCCGAGCCGCTCCAGACCGGTATCACGGCCATCGACGCCATGACCCCGATCGGCCGCGGTCAGCGTCAGCTCATCATCGGCGACCGCAAGACCGGCAAGACCGCCGTCTGCGTCGACACGATCATCAACCAGAAGGCCAACTGGGAGTCGGGCGACCCGAGCAAGCAGGTTCGCTGCATCTACGTCGCCGTCGGCCAGAAGGGCTCGACGATCGCCTCCGTGCGCAAGTCGCTCGAAGACGCGGGCGCGATGGAGTACACGACCATCGTCGCGGCCCCCGCCTCCGACTCGGCCGGGTTCAAGTGGCTCGCCCCCTACGCGGGCTCCGCGCTCGGCCAGCACTGGATGTACCAGGGCAAGCACGTGCTGATCGTCTTCGACGACCTCACCAAGCAGGCCGAGGCCTACCGCGCGATCTCGCTGCTGCTGCGCCGCCCGCCGGGCCGCGAGGCGTTCCCCGGCGACGTCTTCTACTTGCACTCGCGCCTGCTTGAGCGTTGCGCGAAGCTGAACGACGAGCTCGGCGCGGGTTCGATGACCGGTCTTCCCATCATCGAGACCAAGGCCAACGACATCTCGGCCTACATCCCCACCAACGTCATCTCGATCACCGACGGCCAGTGCTTCTTCCAGTCCGACCTGTTCAACTCGGGTCAGCGGCCCGCGGTCGACGTGACGACCTCGGTGTCCCGAGTCGGTGGTGACGCGCAGATCAAGGCTATGAAGACGGTCTCGGGTTCGCTGCGTATCGACCTTTCGCAGTACGAGGAGCTCAAGGCGTTCGCGGCCTTCGCGTCCGACCTCGACGCGGCGTCGAAAGCTCAGCTCGACCGCGGTGCTCGCCTCTACGAGCTGCTCAAGCAGGCCCAGTACTCACCGGTCGCGGTCGAGCAGCAGGTCGTCACCGTGTACCTCGGCACCAACGGGCACTTCGACGAGGTGCCGGTCGAGGACACCGCTCGCTTCAACGACGAGCTGTTGCAGAACGTGCGGCACAAGCACGACGACATCCTCGCCGAGATCCGCGACAAGGGTAAGTGGAGCGAAGACCTCGCCGAGCGCGTCGTCGCGGCGGTCAAGGAATTCAAGAAGGGCTTCACCACCTCGGAGGGCCGCACCCTCAACGAGGCGGAAGCCGACGCCATGGACGCCGAGAAGGTCGGCCAGGAGTCGGTCAAGGTCCACCGTCCGGCCGCGAAGAAGTAG